A DNA window from Brassica napus cultivar Da-Ae chromosome C1, Da-Ae, whole genome shotgun sequence contains the following coding sequences:
- the BNAC01G21220D gene encoding uncharacterized protein BNAC01G21220D, whose product MHLKNSTVAERRFIGKEAASYPPCSDLDPKPKIKHHRPLQVPETLTPEKPTYRTTIGANPYNQSQAQSHLAVGIPDSPSPQKRPAAAAQSSHPFNDFRRGGGSNRGSLGLLSFLSSSLPSNQKLLRQVIRVRLICFHLRFLLLLSVPPLYIFFLLISVRVLLLFLFSIIAFSFILSISLKFALPHLPSIRLFIARLLSLSPTRSSSSSQERTKQVVWSIGSKPVTEKKTNSGSWVQKYSSGDVYEGEFLRGKCSGSGVYYYSMKGKYEGDWVDGKYDGFGVETWSKGSRYRGQYRQGMRHGTGIYRFYTGDVYAGEWSNGQSHGCGVYTSEDGSRFVGEFKWGVKHGLGHYHFRNGDTYAGEYFADRMHGFGVYLFGNGHRYEGAWHEGRRQGLGMYTFRNGETQAGHWENGVLSCPTEQTTRPDSSFSISHSKVLDTVQQARKAAEKAREVVKVEERVNRAVMVANRAANAARVAATKAVQTQTYYSSGGGDDPL is encoded by the exons ATGCATCTAAAGAATTCAACTGTAGCAGAACGGCGGTTCATCGGAAAAGAAGCCGCCAGTTATCCACCGTGCTCCGATTTGGATCCGAAACCAAAGATTAAGCATCATCGCCCCCTTCAAGTACCCGAAACTCTGACCCCAGAGAAACCCACGTACCGAACCACCATTGGAGCAAACCCTTATAATCAATCGCAAGCCCAGAGCCATCTCGCCGTTGGAATCCCAGATTCACCGTCTCCGCAAAAGAGGCCTGCAGCGGCGGCTCAATCCTCTCATCCGTTTAACGATTTCCGCCGCGGAGGAGGAAGCAACCGCGGAAGCTTGGGTCTTCTGTCGTTTCTCTCGTCGTCTCTTCCGTCGAATCAGAAGCTGCTCCGTCAAGTCATCCGAGTTCGTTTGATATGTTTCCACCTCCGTTTCCTGCTTCTCCTCTCCGTTCCTCCTCTctacatcttcttcctcttaatCAGTGTCCGggtcctcctcctcttcctcttctcgaTCATCGCTTTCTCGTTCATCCTCTCGATCTCTCTCAAGTTCGCTCTCCCTCACCTACCGTCGATTCGTCTCTTCATCGCTCGCTTGCTCTCCCTGAGCCCCACaagatcctcctcctcctctcaaGAGAGGACCAAACAGGTTGTTTGGTCTATCGGGTCGAAGCCAGTTACAGAGAAGAAGACTAACTCTGGCTCTTGGGTTCAGAAGTACAGCTCTGGGGATGTGTACGAGGGAGAGTTTCTTAGAGGGAAGTGTTCAGGGAGTGGAGTTTATTACTATTCGATGAAGGGTAAGTACGAAGGGGATTGGGTTGATGGGAAGTATGATGGCTTTGGAGTTGAGACGTGGTCTAAAGGAAGTAGGTACAGAGGTCAATACAGGCAAGGGATGAGACATGGAACTGGAATATATAGGTTTTATACTGGGGATGTGTATGCTGGTGAGTGGTCTAATGGACAGAGCCATGGATGTGGTGTGTATACCTCTGAGGATGGTAGTAGGTTTGTTGGAGAGTTCAAATGGGGTGTTAAACATGGTCTTGGTCACTACCATTTCAG AAATGGCGATACATATGCTGGAGAGTACTTTGCAGACAGGATGCATGGTTTTGGAGTGTATCTATTTGGAAACGGACATCGGTATGAAGGAGCCTGGCATGAAGGGAGAAGGCAAGGGCTTGGTATGTACACATTCAGGAACGGTGAGACACAGGCTGGGCATTGGGAAAACGGTGTTCTCAGCTGTCCTACCGAGCAGACCACCCGTCCCGATTCATCCTTTTCAATCAGTCACTCCAAGGTTCTAGACACTGTCCAG CAAGCAAGGAAAGCAGCTGAGAAAGCACGTGAAGTTGTGAAAGTGGAAGAGAGAGTGAACAGAGCAGTGATGGTCGCAAACCGAGCAGCTAATGCTGCTAGAGTTGCTGCTACAAAGGCTGTTCAAACCCAAACATATTACAGTAGTGGCGGCGGCGATGATCCCTTGTGA